One Brassica napus cultivar Da-Ae chromosome A5, Da-Ae, whole genome shotgun sequence DNA window includes the following coding sequences:
- the LOC106345628 gene encoding wound-induced basic protein, with product MIYDVNSVLFKSFLSSKFSTDKRRGEDKPRDQKPKASDNKPVMNE from the exons ATGATTTACGATGTCAACTCCGTTCTCTTCAAATCCTTCCTGAGCTCGAAGTTCTCTACCGACAAAAG GAGAGGCGAGGACAAGCCAAGAGATCAGAAGCCCAAAGCCAGCGACAACAAACCTGTGATGAATGAATAA
- the LOC106452960 gene encoding FHA domain-containing protein FHA2-like isoform X1 produces MASAVGGGSDVEVGFAKLQGEDFEYYMQSYSIMLGRNSKKSTVDVDLSSLGGGMNISRNHARIFYDFTRRRFSLEVLGKNGCFVEGVLHLPGNPNVKLDSQDLLQIGDKEFYFLLPVRSILGGPVGPRHHVSGGGVVPYQSYHSGGGSKKSGRSREFYDDDDEDEEEEDEEVVRGSGKKMRRDEYASTEKKREGRGKIDREADDQQVLQLEEKDVVSSVATVLSDLCGPGDWMPMEKLHSVILKKYGNIWHHSRVRRYLAQEDWAIPEANGKPWYGLLMLLRKYPEHFVINTRSKGRVTLEFVSLVSLLS; encoded by the exons ATGGCTTCCGCCGTAGGAGGAGGCAGCGACGTAGAGGTCGGATTCGCGAAGCTCCAAGGCGAGGATTTCGAGTACTACATGCAGTCATACTCCATCATGCTCGGCCGCAACTCCAAGAAATCCACCGTCGACGTCGACCTCTCCTCCCTCGGCGGCGGGATGAACATCTCCCGCAACCACGCGCGGATCTTCTACGACTTCACGCGGCGCCGATTCTCCCTCGAGGTCCTGGGGAAGAACGGCTGCTTCGTCGAAGGCGTCCTGCACCTCCCCGGGAACCCGAACGTGAAGCTAGACTCGCAGGATCTGTTGCAGATTGGGGATAAGGAGTTTTACTTTTTGCTTCCGGTTCGGAGTATCCTGGGCGGGCCGGTGGGGCCCAGGCATCATGTCTCTGGAGGAGGAGTGGTTCCGTACCAGAGTTATCATTCGGGTGGGGGCTCTAAGAAGAGTGGGAGGAGTAGAGAGttttatgatgatgatgatgaagacgaggaggaggaggatgaggaGGTTGTTAGGGGGAGTGGGAAGAAGATGAGGAGAGATGAATATGCTTCCACTG agaagaagagagaggggAGAGGGAAGATAGATCGTGAAGCTGATGATCAGCAAGTTTTGCAGCTGGAGGAGAAGGATGTTGTGTCATCTGTTGCAACTGTGCTTTCTGATTTGTGTGGTCCTGGAGATTGGATGCCTATGGAGAAACTTCACTCGGTG ATATTAAAGAAGTATGGAAACATATGGCATCACAGTCGAGTAAGAAGGTACTTGGCGCAAGAAGACTGGGCAATCCCTGAAGCAAATGGTAAACCATGGTACGGTTTGCTGATGCTGCTGAGGAAATACCCGGAGCATTTCGTAATCAACACTAGATCCAAAGGAAGAGTTACGCTAGAATTTGTATCCCTCGTTTCCCTACTCTCATGA
- the LOC106452960 gene encoding FHA domain-containing protein FHA1-like isoform X2 → MASAVGGGSDVEVGFAKLQGEDFEYYMQSYSIMLGRNSKKSTVDVDLSSLGGGMNISRNHARIFYDFTRRRFSLEVLGKNGCFVEGVLHLPGNPNVKLDSQDLLQIGDKEFYFLLPVRSILGGPVGPRHHVSGGGVVPYQSYHSGGGSKKSGRSREFYDDDDEDEEEEDEEVVRGSGKKMRRDEYASTEKKREGRGKIDREADDQQVLQLEEKDVWSVTDIKEVWKHMASQSSKKVLGARRLGNP, encoded by the exons ATGGCTTCCGCCGTAGGAGGAGGCAGCGACGTAGAGGTCGGATTCGCGAAGCTCCAAGGCGAGGATTTCGAGTACTACATGCAGTCATACTCCATCATGCTCGGCCGCAACTCCAAGAAATCCACCGTCGACGTCGACCTCTCCTCCCTCGGCGGCGGGATGAACATCTCCCGCAACCACGCGCGGATCTTCTACGACTTCACGCGGCGCCGATTCTCCCTCGAGGTCCTGGGGAAGAACGGCTGCTTCGTCGAAGGCGTCCTGCACCTCCCCGGGAACCCGAACGTGAAGCTAGACTCGCAGGATCTGTTGCAGATTGGGGATAAGGAGTTTTACTTTTTGCTTCCGGTTCGGAGTATCCTGGGCGGGCCGGTGGGGCCCAGGCATCATGTCTCTGGAGGAGGAGTGGTTCCGTACCAGAGTTATCATTCGGGTGGGGGCTCTAAGAAGAGTGGGAGGAGTAGAGAGttttatgatgatgatgatgaagacgaggaggaggaggatgaggaGGTTGTTAGGGGGAGTGGGAAGAAGATGAGGAGAGATGAATATGCTTCCACTG agaagaagagagaggggAGAGGGAAGATAGATCGTGAAGCTGATGATCAGCAAGTTTTGCAGCTGGAGGAGAAGGATG TTTGGTCTGTGACAGATATTAAAGAAGTATGGAAACATATGGCATCACAGTCGAGTAAGAAGGTACTTGGCGCAAGAAGACTGGGCAATCCCTGA